The proteins below come from a single Mustela nigripes isolate SB6536 chromosome 14, MUSNIG.SB6536, whole genome shotgun sequence genomic window:
- the LOC132002102 gene encoding vascular cell adhesion protein 1-like translates to MPGKMVVIFGASNVLWMVFTVSQAFKMEIFPEHRVIAQIGDVISLTCRTTGCEPPSFSWRTQIDSPLNGKVRNEGNNSTLTMDPVSFNNEHAYVCTATCGSKKLEKGIQVEIYSFPKDPEIHLSGPLELGKPVTVTCMVPDVYPFDRLEVNLMKDNKLLKNQEFLEPMERKSLDTKSLAVTFIPTNEDIGKALVCQAKLNIDEFDFEPKERETTKKLQVYISPKNTVISVSPSTKLQEGGSVTMTCSSEGFPAPQIFWSKKLDNGNVQLLSGNATLTLIAMRIEDSGIYVCEGVNQVGKDGKEVELIVQGLPNHSQFLQGTGSGDLKFPFFPRQKASRSSLWVQQGRPWQPKSSSG, encoded by the exons ATGCCTGGGAAGATGGTCGTGATCTTTGGAGCCTCAAATGTTCTTTGGATGGTGTTTACTGTTT CTCaagcttttaaaatggaaatcttCCCTGAACACAGAGTTATTGCTCAGATCGGTGATGTCATTTCACTGACTTGCCGTACAACGGGCTGTGAGCCCCCGTCTTTCTCCTGGAGAACCCAAATAGACAGTCCGCTGAATGGGAAGGTGAGAAATGAGGGGAACAACTCCACGTTGACCATGGATCCTGTTAGTTTCAACAATGAACATGCTTACGTGTGCACAGCAACTTGTGGAtctaagaaactggaaaaagggATTCAGGTGGAGATCTACT CTTTCCCTAAGGACCCAGAGATCCATCTGAGTGGCCCCCTAGAACTTGGAAAGCCAGTCACAGTCACGTGTATGGTCCCTGATGTTTACCCATTTGACAGGCTGGAGGTAAATTTGATGAAGGACAATAAGCTCTTAAAGAATCAGGAATTCCTAGAGCCTATGGAAAGGAAGTCCCTGGACACCAAGAGTTTGGCGGTAACCTTCATTCCTACCAATGAGGATATTGGGAAAGCTCTTGTTTGCCAAGCGAAATTAAACATTGATGAATTTGACTTTGAACCCAAAGAAAGGGAGACTACAAAAAAACTGCAAGTCTACA TCTCACCCAAGAACACAGTTATCTCTGTGAGTCCCTCCACGAAGCTGCAAGAAGGTGGTTCTGTGACAATGACATGTTCCAGTGAGGGTTTCCCAGCCCCACAGATTTTCTGGAGCAAAAAATTAGATAATGGGAATGTACAGCTCCTTTCCGGGAATGCAACTCTGACTTTAATTGCCATGAGGATAGAAGATTCTGGAATTTATGTGTGTGAAGGAGTCAATCAGGTCGGAAAAGATGGGAAAGAGGTGGAATTAATTGTTCAAG GGTTGCCCAATCATTCCCAGTTTCTTCAGGGAACAGGGAGTGGAGATTTGAAattcccttttttccccagaCAGAAAGCATCCCGAAGCAGCCTGTGGGTCCAGCAAGGACGGCCTTGGCAGCCAAAGAGCTCCTCTGGATAA